A single region of the Arcobacter lacus genome encodes:
- a CDS encoding phosphoethanolamine transferase yields the protein MKHLSQQKLILFSSIFFTLFYNFSFFKNTINTYGFHGLNIIYILSTAILLVSLLTLIFTIFSSKYTTKPILITLFVISAFTAYFMDSYGVVIDTEMIRNSLQTNLNESKDLFSFKLVLYVIFLAILPAYFIYKTEIKYKSFKGELFSKLKTILLSLVLILVIIFSFSKFYTSFFREHKPLRYNINPIFWMYSIGNYINKSMDVAPTTLEEIGKDSKIVEPIEEQKELIILVVGETARADRFSMNGYEKETNPLLKQEKIINFPNMYSCGTSTAHSIPCMFSIFGKDNYSYKKGISTENVLDVLNDTKDIAVLWRDNNSDSKGVALRVDYEDFKTPTTNTICNEEECRDEGMLVGLENYIEKNKDRDILIVLHQMGNHGPAYYKRYPKEFEKFTPVCKTNQLEECTQEEIGNAYDNAVLYTDYFLSKAINFLKPYSKTKKTALVYISDHGESLGENGIYLHGMPYAIAPKEQINVASFIWLGDGEMSKDYDINKLISYKDKNFSQDNLFHTLLGLFEVETKIYKKDMDILNDARKPQ from the coding sequence TTGAAGCATTTATCTCAACAAAAACTAATATTATTTAGTTCTATCTTTTTTACTCTTTTTTATAATTTTTCGTTTTTCAAGAATACTATAAATACTTATGGTTTTCATGGACTAAATATAATTTATATTTTATCAACAGCAATTTTATTGGTAAGTTTGTTAACTCTTATTTTTACAATTTTTAGTTCAAAATATACAACTAAACCTATTTTGATTACTCTATTTGTAATCTCGGCATTTACTGCTTATTTTATGGATAGTTATGGTGTTGTTATTGATACAGAAATGATTCGAAATAGTTTACAAACAAATCTAAATGAATCTAAAGATTTATTTAGTTTCAAACTTGTTTTATATGTAATCTTTTTAGCAATCCTTCCAGCATATTTTATATATAAAACAGAAATCAAATATAAGTCTTTTAAAGGTGAACTATTTTCAAAACTAAAAACTATACTTTTATCTTTAGTTTTAATTTTAGTAATAATCTTTAGTTTTAGTAAATTTTATACTTCATTTTTTAGAGAACATAAACCTCTAAGATATAATATAAATCCAATATTTTGGATGTATAGTATAGGAAATTATATAAATAAGTCTATGGATGTAGCTCCAACAACTCTTGAAGAGATTGGAAAAGATTCAAAAATAGTAGAACCAATAGAAGAACAAAAAGAACTAATTATTTTAGTAGTTGGAGAAACAGCAAGAGCCGATAGATTTTCTATGAATGGTTATGAAAAAGAGACAAATCCTCTTTTAAAACAAGAAAAGATTATAAATTTTCCAAATATGTACTCTTGTGGAACTTCAACTGCACATTCAATTCCTTGTATGTTCTCAATTTTTGGAAAAGATAATTATAGTTATAAAAAAGGTATTTCAACTGAAAATGTTTTAGATGTTTTAAATGATACAAAAGATATTGCGGTATTATGGAGAGATAATAATTCAGATTCAAAAGGTGTTGCTTTAAGAGTTGATTATGAAGATTTTAAAACACCTACTACGAATACAATCTGTAATGAAGAAGAGTGTAGAGATGAAGGTATGCTTGTTGGACTTGAAAATTATATTGAAAAAAATAAAGATAGAGATATTTTAATAGTACTTCATCAAATGGGAAATCATGGACCAGCTTACTATAAAAGATATCCAAAAGAGTTTGAAAAATTCACTCCCGTTTGTAAAACAAATCAACTAGAAGAATGTACTCAAGAAGAGATAGGAAATGCTTATGATAATGCTGTTTTATATACAGATTATTTTTTATCAAAAGCAATAAACTTTTTAAAACCTTATTCTAAAACAAAAAAAACTGCACTTGTTTACATAAGTGATCATGGTGAAAGTTTAGGAGAAAATGGTATATATTTACATGGTATGCCTTATGCAATAGCTCCAAAAGAGCAAATAAATGTAGCATCATTTATTTGGTTAGGTGATGGAGAAATGTCTAAAGATTATGATATAAATAAATTAATTTCATATAAAGATAAAAATTTCTCTCAAGATAATCTATTTCATACTCTTTTAGGGCTATTTGAAGTTGAAACAAAAATTTATAAAAAAGATATGGATATTTTAAATGACGCAAGAAAACCTCAATAA
- a CDS encoding phosphatase PAP2 family protein translates to MTQENLNKQIIITAILLIAVILLFDFSNIDMFVQNHFYNFENKLWLVSGDDKVLKFIFYDGFKKLFKIFSVLVLILTILSFFKRFNILHTYKKGLLILLLSMMFVPSLAGLKSVTNMPCPFNVIDYGGKYPEVKLFSSYPKDNTPPKILKCYPAGHATIGFSLMAIYFLFKAKRNRNIALSIGVSIGVLTGGYKMLIGHHFLSHTLVTMISAWLIILLIVKFISFLDKTKFKKSTTI, encoded by the coding sequence ATGACGCAAGAAAACCTCAATAAACAAATAATAATCACAGCTATTTTATTAATAGCTGTGATTTTACTTTTTGATTTTTCAAATATTGATATGTTTGTTCAAAATCATTTTTATAATTTTGAAAATAAACTTTGGCTAGTATCAGGAGATGACAAAGTTTTAAAATTTATTTTTTATGATGGCTTTAAAAAATTATTTAAGATTTTTTCTGTTTTAGTTCTGATTCTAACTATTTTATCTTTTTTCAAAAGATTTAATATATTACATACTTATAAAAAAGGTTTACTTATTCTTTTATTATCTATGATGTTTGTTCCATCTTTAGCTGGGTTAAAAAGTGTTACAAATATGCCTTGTCCTTTTAATGTCATTGATTATGGTGGTAAATATCCTGAAGTTAAACTTTTTAGTTCATATCCAAAAGATAATACTCCACCTAAAATATTAAAATGTTATCCTGCTGGTCATGCTACAATAGGATTTTCTTTAATGGCTATATATTTTTTATTTAAAGCAAAAAGAAATAGAAATATTGCCTTAAGTATTGGAGTAAGTATTGGTGTTCTAACTGGTGGTTATAAAATGTTAATTGGTCACCATTTTTTAAGCCATACTTTAGTAACTATGATTTCAGCTTGGCTCATTATTTTACTCATCGTAAAATTCATTTCATTTTTAGACAAAACAAAATTTAAAAAATCAACCACAATCTAA
- a CDS encoding DUF1924 domain-containing protein: MKILIFAALLISFSFSSTIDEYLNSLKQEALKEDPNFKNFDAKRGEEIFTSKHIGKKGKEISCTSCHGTDLTKSHENFFTGKTIEPLSPKTNQKRLTDINEIEKWLKRNFNDVYNKEGTAIQKGDVITYIINK; encoded by the coding sequence ATGAAAATTCTAATTTTTGCTGCTTTACTGATAAGCTTTAGTTTTAGTTCGACTATTGATGAATATTTGAACTCTTTAAAACAAGAAGCTTTAAAAGAAGATCCAAACTTTAAAAATTTTGATGCAAAAAGAGGTGAAGAAATTTTCACTTCAAAACATATAGGAAAAAAAGGTAAAGAGATTTCATGTACATCATGTCACGGTACCGATTTGACGAAATCACATGAAAATTTCTTTACAGGTAAAACTATAGAACCACTTTCACCAAAAACAAATCAAAAAAGATTAACCGATATCAATGAAATTGAAAAATGGTTAAAAAGAAATTTCAATGATGTTTATAACAAAGAAGGAACAGCTATTCAAAAAGGTGATGTTATAACATATATCATAAATAAATAA
- a CDS encoding diheme cytochrome c has product MKKLIFLSIISCCLYAENLKISVAPVNNEVYKKECGSCHFAYPAGLLPSNAWNKMMENLSNHFGDDASVDEETFRTLSKYLNDNSAEKNMNFKRSKKIVESLAPNEIPDAISTMPYIKRKHKEIRKDLISQKEVKGLFNCTACHKNAQKGVFSDEDVDIPNYGKWDKK; this is encoded by the coding sequence ATGAAAAAGTTAATTTTTTTAAGTATCATTAGTTGTTGTTTATACGCTGAAAATTTGAAAATAAGCGTAGCACCTGTAAATAATGAAGTTTACAAAAAAGAGTGTGGAAGTTGCCATTTTGCATATCCAGCTGGGCTTTTACCAAGTAACGCATGGAATAAAATGATGGAAAATCTAAGTAATCATTTTGGTGATGATGCTTCAGTTGATGAAGAAACTTTCAGGACTTTATCAAAATATTTAAATGATAATAGTGCTGAAAAAAATATGAATTTCAAAAGAAGTAAAAAAATAGTTGAGAGTTTAGCACCAAATGAAATTCCAGATGCTATTTCAACTATGCCTTATATAAAAAGAAAACATAAAGAAATCAGAAAAGATTTAATCTCACAAAAAGAAGTAAAAGGATTATTTAACTGTACTGCTTGTCATAAAAATGCACAAAAAGGTGTTTTTAGTGATGAAGATGTAGATATCCCAAATTATGGGAAATGGGATAAAAAGTAG
- a CDS encoding cytochrome b/b6 domain-containing protein: MEKSYIWSLPTRVFHSLFAVFILLAFLTDDDKLLNYHAVAGYAILILLAFRLFWGFFGPKYSKFKDFPRGKKNIKEFLNNIFEENQKYIGHNPLASYVMIAMLIVTFLVIVTGILAFGIQEGKGILAFLNDSYFKNMKLFKEIHEILANILIALIVAHISGVILDRFLHKKHQTLNSIVTGYKMTNESENIKLNIFQKIFALFMFILFIGFLVFNLIEPKNIFIASKFEPIDYKVQNEVFVTECGSCHTLYPTKSFT, encoded by the coding sequence GTGGAGAAATCATATATCTGGTCATTGCCAACAAGAGTTTTCCACTCTTTGTTTGCAGTTTTTATACTATTAGCATTTTTAACTGATGATGATAAATTATTAAATTATCATGCGGTTGCTGGTTATGCTATATTAATTCTTTTAGCTTTTAGATTGTTTTGGGGATTTTTTGGACCTAAATATTCAAAATTTAAAGACTTTCCAAGAGGCAAAAAGAATATAAAAGAGTTTTTAAATAATATTTTTGAAGAAAACCAAAAATATATTGGTCATAATCCTTTAGCATCTTATGTAATGATAGCTATGTTAATAGTAACTTTTTTAGTAATTGTTACTGGTATTTTAGCTTTTGGGATACAAGAAGGAAAAGGTATTTTAGCTTTTTTAAATGACTCTTATTTCAAAAATATGAAACTATTCAAAGAGATTCACGAAATTTTAGCAAATATTCTTATAGCACTGATTGTTGCTCATATAAGTGGTGTAATATTAGATAGATTTTTACATAAAAAACATCAAACTTTAAACTCAATTGTTACAGGTTATAAAATGACAAATGAGAGTGAAAATATAAAATTAAATATTTTCCAAAAGATATTTGCTCTTTTTATGTTTATACTTTTTATTGGATTTTTGGTATTTAATTTAATAGAACCAAAAAATATATTTATTGCTTCAAAATTTGAACCAATAGATTACAAAGTACAAAATGAAGTTTTTGTAACCGAGTGTGGAAGTTGCCATACTCTTTATCCCACCAAATCTTTTACCTAA
- a CDS encoding cytochrome C, translating into MADLENHFGDDASLDVQTNKNILDFLIKNSAENSSYKASWNFLNSINNQDIIALSQTSYWKKKHKKIPEKVFENPQVKSKANCKACHSDIEKGLII; encoded by the coding sequence ATGGCAGATTTAGAGAATCATTTTGGAGATGATGCTTCTCTTGATGTGCAAACAAATAAAAATATTTTAGATTTTTTGATAAAAAATAGTGCAGAAAACTCTTCTTATAAAGCAAGTTGGAATTTTTTGAATTCAATTAATAATCAAGATATAATAGCTCTAAGCCAAACGAGTTACTGGAAGAAAAAACATAAAAAGATTCCAGAAAAAGTTTTTGAAAATCCACAAGTTAAAAGTAAAGCAAACTGTAAAGCTTGTCATAGTGATATTGAAAAAGGATTAATAATATGA
- a CDS encoding response regulator transcription factor, producing MNKRVLLIEDDKDMQKLIVEYLKEYDFDCVAFDQPKDVLEHFKIDNNYSIIILDLMLPEMDGFDLFKKLKQIKDIPIVISSARGDIGNKIHGFELGADDYLAKPYEPRELVLRIEHILKKDFNKTINIGNFIIDKENRTVLVDNYPVDLTKIEFEIFLFLVENQNKISSREQILNASSLDINTKNRTIDMHISNIRFKIGDDSKNPKYIKSVWGIGYKFVG from the coding sequence TTGAATAAAAGAGTTTTATTAATTGAAGATGATAAAGATATGCAAAAACTAATAGTTGAATATCTAAAAGAATACGACTTTGATTGTGTTGCATTTGACCAACCAAAAGATGTATTAGAACATTTTAAAATAGATAATAACTACTCTATAATCATTCTTGATTTGATGCTTCCTGAAATGGATGGATTTGATTTATTTAAGAAATTAAAACAGATAAAAGATATTCCTATTGTTATCTCAAGTGCACGAGGAGATATTGGAAATAAAATCCATGGATTTGAACTTGGAGCAGATGATTATTTAGCAAAACCTTATGAACCAAGAGAGCTAGTTTTACGAATAGAACATATTTTAAAAAAAGATTTTAATAAAACAATAAATATTGGTAATTTTATCATTGATAAAGAAAATCGTACAGTTTTAGTAGATAATTATCCAGTAGATTTAACAAAAATTGAGTTTGAGATTTTTCTATTTTTAGTTGAAAATCAAAATAAAATCTCTTCAAGAGAGCAAATTCTAAATGCAAGCTCTTTAGATATAAATACAAAAAATAGAACTATTGATATGCATATATCAAATATTAGATTTAAAATTGGTGATGATTCTAAAAACCCTAAATATATAAAATCCGTTTGGGGTATTGGTTATAAGTTTGTAGGTTAA
- a CDS encoding ArsS family sensor histidine kinase, protein MSIFKKISFLFIISLILMTIIGLWVDNINSKRMDNLIKDKYLKVIEEVFRNIENKNHINYLFHKNNLKIMKDFKISDAKIIYEQNYTFGNITILKKHFEDEFIIKINYLDEEYILKTPDEQNLNDKIILNFLVFLDIFALFLIFLYLLKLLSPLKTITKEIKNFANGDLSTRININSKDEIGTLAKTFNSMASSLENSIKTREELLRDIGHELRTPIAKGKFAIEKIDDFSQKELLKKIFSDLESLTNELIELEKLNLAKLNISTFSAETLVLESLGKLYLEDESKIQIDINEDFKINADLYYLSIAFKNLIDNALKYAISFPIIIKVDKNQISISNKGKQLSKEFEYYLKPFTQELSQRDGFGLGLSIVKKILDRHNFQLLYSYENDYNIFKIVL, encoded by the coding sequence ATGTCAATTTTTAAAAAAATTTCTTTTTTATTCATAATAAGTCTAATTCTAATGACAATCATTGGTTTATGGGTTGATAATATAAATTCTAAAAGAATGGACAATCTAATAAAAGACAAATATTTAAAAGTAATAGAAGAAGTTTTTAGAAATATTGAAAATAAAAACCATATAAATTACCTATTTCATAAAAACAATCTAAAAATAATGAAAGATTTTAAAATTTCCGATGCAAAGATTATTTATGAACAAAATTATACTTTTGGAAATATTACTATTTTGAAAAAACATTTTGAAGATGAATTTATTATAAAAATAAACTATTTAGATGAAGAATATATCTTAAAAACACCAGATGAACAAAACCTCAACGATAAAATAATTTTAAATTTCCTTGTATTTTTAGATATTTTTGCACTTTTTCTAATTTTTTTATATCTTTTAAAACTCCTTTCTCCTTTAAAAACAATAACAAAAGAGATAAAAAATTTTGCAAATGGTGATTTATCAACAAGAATAAATATAAACTCAAAAGATGAAATAGGAACTTTAGCAAAAACTTTTAATAGTATGGCAAGTTCACTTGAAAACTCTATAAAAACAAGAGAAGAACTTTTAAGAGATATAGGACATGAACTACGAACTCCAATAGCAAAAGGAAAATTTGCGATTGAAAAAATAGATGATTTTTCACAAAAAGAGTTACTAAAAAAGATTTTTTCAGATTTAGAAAGTTTAACAAATGAACTAATAGAACTTGAAAAACTAAATCTTGCAAAATTAAATATATCAACATTTAGTGCAGAAACTTTAGTTTTAGAATCTTTAGGAAAACTCTATTTAGAAGATGAATCAAAAATCCAAATAGATATAAATGAAGATTTTAAAATAAATGCCGATTTATATTATCTTTCAATAGCTTTCAAAAATTTGATTGATAACGCTTTAAAATATGCTATTTCATTTCCAATAATCATAAAAGTAGATAAAAATCAAATCTCTATTTCAAATAAAGGGAAACAACTCTCAAAAGAGTTTGAATACTATCTAAAACCTTTTACACAAGAACTATCTCAAAGAGATGGCTTTGGATTAGGACTTAGTATCGTAAAAAAAATCCTTGATAGACACAATTTTCAGCTACTTTACTCTTATGAAAATGACTATAATATTTTTAAAATTGTTTTATAA
- a CDS encoding class I SAM-dependent methyltransferase: MNENSWNADDYSQKASFVSNLAFSLVNILDVKKDEKILDLGCGEGTLAIKIQNQGANVIGIDLSEEMVLKAKEKGIETFVMSVTDLKFEDVSFDKVFSNAVLHWVKDLDKSAKEIARVLKKDGKFVAEFGGYGNIKFLCEAMDEVFLTHKDFGEFNNPWNFISDIEYKKILEKNAFEVESIELIDRPTKIEDIKVWLDIFANGITKDLTTKQKEIFKEEVEKILKNKIYSEEFGWLADYVRLRVVANKL; encoded by the coding sequence ATGAATGAAAATAGTTGGAATGCAGATGATTATTCACAAAAAGCAAGTTTTGTTTCAAATTTGGCTTTTTCTTTAGTTAATATTTTAGATGTGAAAAAAGATGAAAAGATTTTGGACTTAGGTTGTGGTGAGGGAACTTTAGCAATAAAAATACAAAATCAAGGTGCAAATGTAATTGGAATTGATTTAAGCGAAGAGATGGTTTTAAAAGCAAAAGAAAAAGGTATAGAAACTTTTGTTATGAGTGTTACGGATTTAAAATTTGAAGATGTGAGTTTTGATAAAGTTTTTTCAAATGCTGTATTACATTGGGTTAAAGATTTGGATAAAAGTGCAAAAGAAATAGCTAGAGTTTTGAAAAAAGATGGAAAGTTTGTAGCTGAATTTGGTGGTTATGGAAATATAAAATTTTTATGCGAAGCGATGGATGAAGTTTTTTTAACGCATAAAGATTTTGGAGAGTTTAATAATCCTTGGAATTTTATAAGTGATATCGAATATAAAAAAATATTAGAAAAAAATGCTTTTGAAGTTGAATCAATAGAGTTGATAGATAGACCAACAAAAATTGAAGATATAAAAGTTTGGTTGGATATTTTTGCAAATGGAATCACTAAAGATTTAACAACAAAACAAAAAGAGATTTTTAAAGAAGAGGTTGAAAAGATTTTAAAAAATAAAATCTACTCAGAAGAGTTTGGTTGGCTTGCTGATTATGTAAGATTAAGAGTTGTTGCAAATAAATTATAA
- a CDS encoding helix-turn-helix transcriptional regulator, with the protein MTYIVPNYFIEKNDSRIIDLEEIYCVNYITKYREDFLSIRNTMHAVMIPLIGQKVITTKEEKLDINSSNICFLYQNNYFLSKRVNENLKYKSIVLFFSDKFVLDFIKKYKIKIDKKSEIELFNFDYSKFEELKIAIKSFENYLEKDFSKELLKLKIEELFLLVLQKDEKSLIQFFNKILNTTKDRIRYILESNLDFVNSFEDICFLTRQTPSKIRKYFKDEFNTTPKLWINEKRLEKATLLLKTTDETISQIATSCGYSSVSWFILEFKKRYNLTPKDYRYKI; encoded by the coding sequence ATGACTTATATTGTTCCAAACTATTTTATAGAAAAAAATGATAGTAGAATTATTGATTTAGAAGAGATTTATTGCGTAAATTATATTACAAAATATCGAGAAGATTTTTTATCCATTAGAAATACAATGCACGCAGTTATGATTCCTTTAATTGGTCAAAAAGTTATAACTACAAAGGAAGAAAAATTAGATATTAACTCTTCAAATATCTGTTTTTTGTATCAAAACAACTATTTTTTAAGTAAAAGAGTAAATGAAAATCTAAAATACAAATCAATAGTTTTGTTTTTTAGTGATAAGTTTGTATTGGATTTTATAAAAAAATATAAAATAAAGATTGATAAAAAATCTGAAATAGAACTTTTTAATTTTGATTATTCAAAGTTTGAAGAGTTAAAAATAGCTATAAAATCTTTTGAAAACTATTTGGAAAAGGATTTTTCTAAAGAGCTTTTAAAACTAAAAATAGAAGAGTTATTTCTTTTAGTTTTACAAAAAGATGAAAAGAGTTTGATACAGTTTTTCAATAAAATTTTAAATACTACAAAAGATAGAATCAGATATATTTTAGAATCAAATCTTGATTTTGTAAATAGTTTTGAAGATATCTGTTTTTTGACTAGACAAACTCCTTCAAAAATTAGAAAATATTTTAAAGATGAATTTAACACAACGCCAAAACTTTGGATAAATGAAAAAAGATTGGAAAAAGCAACTTTGTTATTGAAAACAACAGATGAAACAATCTCTCAAATTGCAACTTCATGTGGATATTCAAGTGTATCTTGGTTTATTTTAGAGTTTAAAAAAAGATATAACTTAACACCAAAAGATTACAGATATAAAATATAA
- a CDS encoding FAD-dependent thymidylate synthase: MIQLINKKENIFGDNIAFVENWDFSKANLNEENRILAITQVASICYQNPNALGSESLYNRLAAESKGLPSSSFEFVPVLLDPTNEKHKEILALEYSNVKKFGELICDGKYLLTNYRALVYDFENNENAYSFDIRTIYNTEIECEIIKQYFKVFLYKVDFPTRSQMVRHRVNWQELSRRYVSGKRVPFEFYISEKLQNNPKVEALIKQSEELYFELLENGVKPQEARRIIPQAGYSQIWGAFQPTQLANYFRLRDDSHAQWEIRQTALAMKELL, encoded by the coding sequence ATGATTCAATTGATAAATAAAAAAGAGAATATTTTTGGAGATAATATTGCATTTGTGGAAAATTGGGATTTTTCAAAAGCAAACTTAAATGAAGAAAATAGAATCTTAGCTATTACTCAAGTTGCTTCAATTTGTTATCAAAATCCAAATGCTTTAGGAAGTGAATCATTATACAATAGACTTGCAGCTGAAAGTAAAGGACTTCCAAGTTCAAGTTTTGAGTTTGTACCAGTATTACTTGACCCAACAAATGAAAAACATAAAGAGATATTAGCTTTAGAATACTCAAATGTAAAAAAATTTGGTGAACTTATTTGTGATGGAAAATATCTTCTTACAAATTATAGAGCTTTGGTTTATGATTTTGAAAACAATGAAAATGCCTATAGTTTTGATATTAGAACTATCTACAATACAGAAATTGAGTGTGAAATTATAAAACAATACTTCAAAGTATTTTTATATAAAGTTGATTTTCCAACACGAAGTCAAATGGTAAGACATAGAGTAAACTGGCAAGAATTAAGTAGAAGATATGTAAGTGGAAAAAGAGTTCCTTTTGAGTTTTATATTAGTGAAAAACTACAAAATAATCCAAAAGTTGAAGCTTTGATAAAACAAAGTGAAGAGTTATATTTTGAACTACTAGAAAATGGTGTTAAACCTCAAGAAGCTAGAAGAATAATCCCACAAGCTGGTTATTCACAAATTTGGGGAGCTTTTCAACCAACTCAACTTGCAAACTATTTTAGATTAAGAGATGATTCACACGCACAATGGGAGATTAGACAAACTGCACTTGCTATGAAAGAACTTTTATGA
- a CDS encoding trimeric intracellular cation channel family protein has product MSAFEIADIIGIICFALSGFLMGVYNKLDILGVFIAAFLTAFGGGMIRDVLADRTPYVFTSNLPLILVISTVLIAMLFKLHKIDDLEGKWAFVISDAIGLVSFSIAGAIIAINSGFNFLSVLILAFITAVGGGTIRDILINKVPFILVSEFYASVALIVGIAVYILELLEIRNLFTLSIVFILGVALRIVAYYRKWHLPTLSKEN; this is encoded by the coding sequence ATGAGTGCATTTGAGATTGCAGATATTATAGGAATTATTTGCTTTGCTCTTAGTGGATTTCTAATGGGAGTCTATAATAAACTTGATATTTTGGGAGTTTTTATTGCTGCTTTTTTAACTGCTTTTGGTGGTGGTATGATAAGAGATGTTCTTGCAGATAGAACACCTTATGTTTTTACTTCAAATCTTCCTTTAATTTTAGTTATTTCGACAGTTTTAATAGCTATGTTATTCAAACTTCATAAAATCGATGACTTAGAAGGAAAATGGGCATTTGTTATTTCTGATGCTATTGGTTTGGTATCTTTTTCTATTGCTGGAGCAATTATTGCAATAAATAGTGGTTTTAATTTTTTAAGTGTATTAATTCTTGCTTTTATAACTGCTGTTGGTGGTGGAACGATAAGAGACATTTTAATCAATAAAGTTCCATTTATATTAGTTTCAGAATTTTATGCAAGTGTAGCATTGATTGTAGGTATTGCTGTTTATATTTTAGAACTTTTAGAAATAAGAAACTTATTTACTTTATCAATAGTTTTTATTTTGGGTGTAGCGTTGAGAATTGTTGCTTATTATAGAAAATGGCATCTTCCAACTTTATCAAAAGAAAATTAA
- the purN gene encoding phosphoribosylglycinamide formyltransferase: MTKIGILASYNGSGFETIQKAIENKILDAKVVVVITNNTNAGVLEKAESYNIPYFIINDKRYPEQDIDDKITRLLLEFGCDYIFLSGYMKKIESKLLKAYPNKIINTHPAILPSIYGGVGMYGRFVHEAVIKNGEKESGVTIHFVNEVYDEGEKILVKKLKLEENETVDTLEEKIKNLEKEAIVEAFEKLLA, encoded by the coding sequence ATGACAAAAATAGGAATATTAGCTTCATATAATGGTAGTGGATTTGAGACTATTCAAAAGGCTATTGAAAATAAAATACTTGATGCAAAAGTTGTAGTTGTTATTACAAATAATACAAATGCAGGAGTTTTAGAAAAAGCAGAATCTTACAATATTCCATATTTTATAATAAATGATAAAAGATATCCTGAACAAGATATTGATGACAAAATCACAAGATTACTTTTAGAGTTTGGTTGTGATTATATATTTTTATCAGGATATATGAAAAAAATAGAATCAAAACTTTTAAAAGCATATCCTAACAAGATAATAAATACTCATCCCGCAATTTTACCTTCAATTTATGGAGGAGTTGGAATGTATGGAAGATTTGTTCATGAAGCAGTTATTAAAAATGGTGAAAAAGAATCTGGAGTTACAATACATTTTGTAAATGAGGTTTATGATGAAGGTGAAAAGATTTTAGTAAAAAAACTAAAATTAGAAGAAAATGAAACAGTTGACACTCTTGAAGAAAAAATAAAAAACTTAGAAAAAGAGGCAATTGTAGAAGCATTTGAAAAACTATTAGCTTAA
- the ruvC gene encoding crossover junction endodeoxyribonuclease RuvC yields MKILGIDPGTRNCGYAIVEKNGRDLKLIEAGLIKIKTKILQEQIVEMTEGLDLLFKNHKIDQVSIEDMFYAFNPKTVIKLAQFRGAISLKILQEFGNFSEYTPLQVKQAVTGNGKATKEQVAFMVKRLLNVKKEIKPLDITDAIAIALTHAQRL; encoded by the coding sequence TTGAAAATATTAGGAATAGACCCAGGAACTAGAAATTGTGGATATGCGATTGTTGAAAAAAATGGAAGAGATTTAAAACTTATTGAAGCAGGTCTAATCAAAATAAAAACAAAAATTTTACAAGAGCAAATTGTAGAGATGACAGAAGGCTTAGATTTACTTTTTAAAAACCATAAAATAGATCAAGTTTCTATAGAAGATATGTTTTATGCTTTTAATCCAAAAACGGTTATAAAACTAGCTCAATTTAGAGGAGCAATTAGTTTGAAGATTTTACAAGAGTTTGGAAATTTTAGTGAATATACTCCACTTCAAGTAAAACAAGCAGTTACAGGAAATGGAAAAGCAACAAAAGAACAAGTTGCTTTTATGGTAAAAAGACTTTTAAATGTGAAAAAAGAGATAAAGCCACTTGATATTACTGATGCAATCGCAATTGCATTAACTCACGCTCAAAGATTGTAA